CCGGCATCGCCGTCGCGGGCATCATCAGCTTCACCTGGTCGGTCGGCGCGTACCCCGCCCCGCTGCTGCTCGGCTCCGGGAGCGAACAGACGACGGCGATCCTCGTCTCACAGCTCCTGTTGACCGACTTCGACTGGCCCGCCGCCGCGGCGGTCGCCGTGGTCACCGTCTCGCTCGTGCTGACGACGCTGTTGCTCGGCCTCCGGCGGCTCGGGAGCGGGGGTGAGCTGCTTGGTTGAGCGCCGACTCCGGCGGTGGTTGTTCCGCGCCGTCGTCGCCACCCTGTTCGGCTTTCTCGTGTTACCGCTCGCTATCGTGGTCTCGACGGCGTTCGACGCCTCCAGCGTCGTCACGTTCCCCCCGACCGCGCTCTCGACGCGGTGGATCGGCGAGCTGTTCCGCTCGCCCACGTGGCTCCGTTCGCTCCTCAACAGCCTCGTCGTCGCGTCGGGGACGACGCTCGTCTCGATGGTCGTCGGAACGACCGCGGCGCTCGCGCTGCAGGGGTACGACGGCCGGTTCCGGACGGTCGTGGTCGGCTTGGCGGTGCTGCCGCTGCTCGTCCCAGGGGTCATCATCGGCGTGACGCTGCTGACGTTCTTCTCGCGGTTCGGCCTCCAGCAGAGCTACGCGGCGCTCGTGTTGGCCCACTCGCTGTGGGCGACGCCGCTGACGTTCTCCGTGATGCAGTCGGCGTTCGCCCGCTTCGACTGGCGGCTCCACGAGGCGGCCCTCGACCTCGGAGCCTCTCGGGTCGAGGCGTTCCGGACCGTCGTCGTCCCCGAGCTGCGGGCCGGACTCGCGGTGGCGGCGCTGGTCGGCTTCATCGTCAGC
This genomic window from Halorubrum sp. PV6 contains:
- a CDS encoding ABC transporter permease, which encodes MFRAVVATLFGFLVLPLAIVVSTAFDASSVVTFPPTALSTRWIGELFRSPTWLRSLLNSLVVASGTTLVSMVVGTTAALALQGYDGRFRTVVVGLAVLPLLVPGVIIGVTLLTFFSRFGLQQSYAALVLAHSLWATPLTFSVMQSAFARFDWRLHEAALDLGASRVEAFRTVVVPELRAGLAVAALVGFIVSLQEFVMALFLSGPDTRTVPVEAWNSLRQSLDPLVSVVSTILLAAVVLLVVSAGALVGLDRFAAET